A window of Amycolatopsis australiensis contains these coding sequences:
- a CDS encoding S-adenosylmethionine:tRNA ribosyltransferase-isomerase → MSVRFELPDELSASAPPEARGLARDEVRLLVAAPSGVHHTVFASLGDHLRAGDLLVVNTSGTLPAAVDAVRAGRPVAVHFATALDDGTWVVELRGPGGPLLDGRPGERVELPAGASLTLLAPVAPGAARLWRAQVSVPVPGLLAAAGRPIRYGYVPRAWPLSDYQTVFAREPGSAEMPSAARPFTTALVTRLVTDGVLFAPLLLHTGVSSPEAGEPPQAERFRVPAATAALVSWVRSRGGRVIAVGTTAARALESAVADGEVRAAEGWTDLVLGPDRPAAVVDGIVTGLHAPDASHLLLLEAVAGRELVQRAYDAAVQRRYLWHEFGDVSLLLRR, encoded by the coding sequence GTGAGCGTCCGTTTCGAGCTGCCGGACGAGCTGTCCGCGTCGGCGCCGCCGGAAGCACGCGGCCTGGCGCGGGACGAGGTCCGCCTGCTGGTCGCTGCGCCGTCCGGCGTCCACCACACGGTGTTCGCGTCGCTCGGCGACCATCTGCGTGCCGGGGACCTGCTGGTCGTCAACACTTCCGGGACGCTGCCCGCGGCCGTCGACGCGGTCCGGGCCGGTCGTCCGGTCGCCGTCCACTTCGCCACGGCGCTCGACGACGGCACCTGGGTCGTCGAGCTGCGCGGACCGGGCGGCCCGCTGCTCGACGGCCGTCCGGGGGAGCGCGTGGAACTGCCGGCGGGCGCGTCGCTGACGCTGCTGGCCCCGGTAGCCCCCGGGGCGGCGCGGCTGTGGCGGGCGCAGGTGTCGGTTCCGGTCCCGGGCCTGCTGGCCGCGGCCGGCCGGCCGATCCGCTACGGGTACGTCCCGCGTGCGTGGCCGCTGTCGGATTACCAGACGGTGTTCGCCCGCGAGCCCGGCAGCGCGGAGATGCCGTCGGCGGCCCGGCCGTTCACCACGGCACTGGTGACGCGGCTGGTCACCGACGGTGTGCTGTTCGCGCCGCTGCTGCTGCACACCGGCGTGTCGTCCCCGGAAGCGGGCGAGCCGCCCCAGGCGGAGCGCTTCCGCGTCCCGGCGGCGACGGCGGCGCTGGTCTCGTGGGTCCGCTCCCGCGGCGGCCGGGTGATCGCGGTGGGCACGACGGCGGCCCGCGCGCTGGAGTCGGCGGTCGCGGACGGCGAGGTCCGCGCGGCCGAGGGCTGGACGGACCTGGTGCTGGGCCCGGACCGCCCGGCGGCCGTGGTGGACGGGATCGTCACGGGCCTGCACGCGCCCGACGCGTCCCACCTGCTGCTGCTCGAGGCGGTCGCGGGCCGCGAGCTGGTCCAGCGCGCCTACGACGCGGCGGTGCAGCGCCGCTACCTGTGGCACGAGTTCGGCGACGTGTCCCTGCTCCTGCGCCGCTGA
- a CDS encoding ABC transporter ATP-binding protein yields the protein MTTTLPTGRSSFTGATAVRLDGVRKTFGPAGRAVVALDGVDLTVAPGEFVCLLGASGCGKSTLLNLVAGLDAPSAGEITLNTSRPAVMFQEAALMPWLTAARNVELPLRLAGFGRAERREKAAELLELVRLTGAGGKRPHELSGGMRQRVALARALAATLRVGGDPEQSLLLMDEPFAALDAITRDVLQGELLRVYRSTGTSVLFVTHDVREAVRLGQRVVLLSSRPGRVVREWTDVPLADAEELTEEITAHLREVISTHAAA from the coding sequence ATGACCACGACCCTCCCGACCGGCCGGAGCAGCTTCACCGGCGCGACCGCGGTCCGGCTCGACGGCGTCCGCAAGACGTTCGGCCCGGCGGGCCGGGCGGTCGTCGCGCTCGACGGCGTCGACCTCACGGTCGCGCCCGGCGAGTTCGTCTGCCTGCTCGGCGCCTCCGGGTGCGGCAAGAGCACGCTGCTGAACCTGGTCGCGGGGCTGGACGCGCCGTCGGCGGGTGAGATCACGCTGAACACGTCGCGGCCGGCGGTCATGTTCCAGGAAGCCGCGCTGATGCCGTGGCTGACCGCCGCCCGCAACGTCGAGCTGCCGCTGCGGCTGGCCGGCTTCGGGCGCGCCGAGCGCCGCGAGAAGGCCGCCGAGCTGCTGGAGCTGGTCCGGCTCACCGGCGCGGGCGGCAAGCGGCCGCACGAGCTGTCCGGCGGCATGCGCCAGCGGGTCGCGCTGGCCAGGGCGCTGGCGGCGACCCTGCGCGTCGGCGGGGACCCCGAGCAGTCGCTGCTGCTGATGGACGAGCCGTTCGCCGCGCTCGACGCCATCACCCGCGACGTCCTGCAGGGCGAGCTGCTGCGCGTCTACCGCAGCACGGGCACGTCGGTGCTGTTCGTGACCCACGACGTGCGCGAAGCCGTGCGGCTCGGGCAGCGCGTGGTGCTGCTGTCGTCGCGGCCCGGCCGGGTCGTCCGCGAGTGGACGGACGTGCCGCTGGCCGACGCCGAGGAGCTGACCGAGGAAATCACTGCGCACCTGCGTGAGGTGATCAGCACCCATGCCGCAGCTTGA
- a CDS encoding sensor histidine kinase — MQHARTLATTGLLAAGFALGVTALTLKAADGGHPALDIALSTTTGFLFLLAGAVAHVRRPANPIGVLIALAGVALFLEDLQFTRNPVLYTIAVPLRAASSPVIAHLVLAFPHGRLRSRWERLLVAAAYLVVLGSGGVGLLVNADPRDLLAVSSGTAAAAVADRVLDLAATAISAGVVVALLYRWLSGRLPQRRLLSPVIVIALSGALASGAGTALGAGHPLSAPLLQAYRILFCLWPLAFLVGVLRARVGNAEMIRLLLERDGTGLAALVQDDEVWKDSRSIDALNAAAGLVLDNQRLTAELEQRLAEVRASRARLVAAGDEERRRIERDLHDGAQQRLVSVVLLLRMAGRRHGAELPPEVRALLAGTVEELQTAITELRELARGIRPAILTEAGLVPAVRSLADRIPMEVALSVGTVPRLDAAVEATAYFVTSEALTNALKHAQTDRADVRIAVDGARLRVEVTDRGAGGASVEGGSGLAGLRDRVQALGGELDVTSGPGGTTVRAVIPLGS; from the coding sequence CTGCAGCATGCGCGGACGCTCGCGACGACCGGTCTGCTGGCCGCGGGGTTCGCGCTCGGCGTCACGGCGCTGACGCTGAAGGCCGCCGACGGCGGGCACCCGGCGCTCGACATCGCCCTCAGCACCACCACCGGGTTCCTGTTCCTGCTCGCCGGGGCGGTGGCGCACGTCCGGCGGCCCGCCAACCCGATCGGCGTGCTCATCGCGCTCGCCGGTGTCGCGCTGTTCCTGGAGGACCTGCAGTTCACGCGGAACCCGGTGCTGTACACGATCGCCGTGCCGCTGCGCGCCGCGTCCAGCCCGGTGATCGCGCACCTCGTGCTCGCCTTCCCGCACGGCAGGCTGCGCTCGCGGTGGGAACGGCTGCTGGTCGCCGCGGCCTACCTGGTGGTGCTCGGCTCGGGCGGCGTCGGGCTGCTGGTCAACGCCGACCCGCGGGACCTGCTGGCCGTCTCCTCCGGCACGGCCGCCGCCGCGGTCGCCGACCGCGTGCTGGACCTGGCCGCGACGGCGATCAGCGCCGGCGTGGTCGTCGCGCTGCTCTACCGGTGGCTGTCCGGGCGGCTGCCGCAGCGGCGGCTGCTGTCGCCGGTGATCGTCATCGCGCTGTCCGGCGCGCTCGCCTCGGGCGCGGGCACGGCACTCGGCGCGGGCCACCCGCTGTCGGCGCCGTTGCTGCAGGCCTACCGGATCCTGTTCTGCCTGTGGCCGCTGGCGTTCCTGGTCGGCGTGCTGCGGGCCCGGGTGGGCAACGCCGAGATGATCCGGCTGCTGCTGGAGCGCGACGGCACCGGCCTGGCCGCGCTGGTGCAGGACGACGAGGTGTGGAAGGACAGCCGCTCGATCGACGCGCTGAACGCGGCGGCCGGGCTGGTGCTCGACAACCAGCGGCTCACCGCGGAGCTGGAGCAGCGGCTCGCCGAGGTGCGCGCGTCGCGGGCGCGGCTGGTCGCGGCGGGCGACGAGGAGCGCCGCCGCATCGAGCGCGACCTGCACGACGGCGCCCAGCAGCGGCTGGTCAGCGTGGTGCTGCTGCTGCGGATGGCCGGCCGCCGCCACGGCGCCGAGCTGCCGCCGGAGGTCCGGGCCCTGCTGGCCGGCACGGTCGAGGAGCTGCAGACCGCGATCACCGAGCTGCGTGAGCTGGCCCGCGGCATCCGCCCGGCGATCCTCACCGAGGCCGGCCTGGTCCCGGCGGTCCGGTCGCTGGCCGACCGCATCCCGATGGAGGTGGCGCTGTCGGTCGGCACGGTGCCCCGGCTCGACGCGGCGGTCGAGGCCACGGCGTACTTCGTGACGTCCGAGGCGCTGACGAACGCCCTGAAGCACGCGCAGACCGACCGGGCCGACGTGCGGATCGCGGTCGACGGCGCGCGGCTGCGGGTGGAGGTGACCGACCGGGGCGCCGGCGGGGCGTCCGTCGAGGGCGGGTCGGGACTGGCGGGGCTGCGCGACCGCGTCCAGGCCCTCGGTGGGGAGCTGGACGTGACGAGCGGCCCCGGCGGGACCACGGTCCGCGCGGTCATCCCCCTCGGCAGCTGA
- a CDS encoding purine-cytosine permease family protein, producing the protein MNGLGAEVFGGRMPAGGRDLAIETHGITPVPAGNRFGRPWRLFSVWFAPNLTMTAVFTGTLAASLGLGFWTGLVAMLAGTVLGSLPVAYLSTWGPRTGTGQLPLARLPFGGGVVLPGLVQWLGSIAWDALVGLFGGEALAELTGLPFWAAVLIVLVLQCTLGVFGYALIHRVQTVMSVLLVLAFAALAVKVLSGHPIATADTGSGADLAGGVVLFTTITLSLAISWAPYASDFSRYLPVETSSRAVFWATLLGLTASYAIGEGLGLALGSSLGDQTATGVAHLLGGGFLGALALAVIALAAVSSNAMNDYSGSLALQTVGVRLRRPVSAVVVTVLAFALILWMHSGDLSAKFENVLLFVSYWIPPFLGVVVPDWLARTRGGRRVDVLASTSTRPWAALVAFVAGFAAAVPFMNTSLYTGPVAAALHGADLAYYVGLVVSLAAYFALRGRAAVDLK; encoded by the coding sequence ATGAACGGACTGGGCGCGGAGGTCTTCGGCGGGCGGATGCCCGCCGGCGGCCGTGACCTGGCGATCGAGACCCACGGCATCACGCCGGTCCCCGCGGGCAACCGGTTCGGGCGGCCGTGGCGGCTGTTCAGCGTGTGGTTCGCGCCGAACCTGACGATGACGGCGGTGTTCACCGGCACGCTGGCCGCGTCGCTCGGCCTCGGGTTCTGGACGGGACTGGTGGCGATGCTCGCCGGCACGGTGCTCGGATCGCTGCCGGTGGCTTACCTGTCGACCTGGGGGCCGCGCACCGGCACCGGCCAGCTGCCGCTCGCCCGGCTGCCGTTCGGCGGCGGGGTCGTGCTGCCGGGGCTGGTCCAGTGGCTCGGCTCGATCGCCTGGGACGCGCTGGTCGGCCTGTTCGGCGGCGAGGCCCTCGCCGAGCTGACCGGGCTGCCGTTCTGGGCGGCGGTGCTGATCGTGCTGGTCCTGCAGTGCACCCTCGGCGTCTTCGGCTACGCGCTGATCCACCGCGTCCAGACGGTGATGAGCGTGCTGCTGGTGCTGGCGTTCGCGGCGCTCGCCGTGAAAGTCCTGTCCGGCCACCCGATCGCCACGGCCGACACGGGCTCGGGCGCCGATCTGGCGGGCGGGGTCGTGCTGTTCACGACGATCACGTTGTCGCTGGCGATCTCCTGGGCGCCCTACGCTTCGGACTTCAGCCGCTACCTGCCGGTCGAGACGTCGTCACGCGCGGTCTTCTGGGCGACGCTGCTCGGCCTCACGGCGTCGTACGCGATCGGCGAAGGTCTCGGCCTGGCGCTGGGGTCGTCGCTGGGCGACCAGACGGCGACCGGGGTCGCGCACCTGCTCGGCGGTGGCTTCCTGGGCGCGTTGGCGCTGGCGGTGATCGCGCTCGCGGCGGTGTCGTCGAACGCGATGAACGACTACAGCGGCTCGCTGGCCCTGCAGACCGTCGGCGTGCGGCTGCGGCGCCCGGTGTCCGCGGTGGTCGTCACGGTGCTCGCTTTCGCGCTGATCCTCTGGATGCACAGCGGCGACCTCTCGGCGAAGTTCGAGAACGTGCTGCTGTTCGTCAGCTACTGGATCCCGCCGTTCCTCGGCGTCGTCGTCCCGGACTGGCTCGCGCGGACCCGCGGCGGGCGGCGCGTGGACGTCCTGGCTTCGACGTCCACGCGGCCGTGGGCGGCGCTCGTGGCGTTCGTCGCCGGCTTCGCGGCGGCGGTGCCGTTCATGAACACGTCCCTCTACACGGGACCGGTCGCGGCGGCCCTGCACGGCGCGGATCTGGCGTACTACGTCGGGCTCGTCGTTTCGCTGGCAGCGTATTTCGCGCTGCGCGGCCGGGCCGCCGTTGACCTGAAGTAA
- a CDS encoding ABC transporter permease, with product MPQLDRPEVEENLDAVGAGLDSLDAPAGERRPGFWKRFAWGFLPPVLALVLLIVVWQVLWAAAFWSEAQLPAPIAVWDEFWSRVVSGEVFGFVWTSVHRAALGFVAGVIIGTPLGLVVAKVRVVRAAIGPLLTGLQSLPSVAWVPAAILWFGINDAAIYFVVLLGSVPSIANGLVSGIDQIPPILPRVGQVMGANRFSSARHILLPAALPGFLAGLKQGWAFSWRSLMAAELIALSPQLGVGLGAYLNQGSSLNSIETVIAAIFLILLVGVGIELLVFRPLERAVLRARGLTSSL from the coding sequence ATGCCGCAGCTTGACCGGCCGGAGGTCGAGGAGAACCTCGACGCCGTCGGCGCCGGGCTGGACTCGCTCGACGCCCCGGCCGGCGAGCGCCGTCCCGGCTTCTGGAAGCGGTTCGCCTGGGGGTTCCTGCCGCCGGTGCTCGCGCTCGTCCTGCTGATCGTCGTCTGGCAGGTCCTCTGGGCGGCGGCGTTCTGGTCGGAGGCGCAGCTGCCGGCGCCGATCGCGGTGTGGGACGAGTTCTGGAGCCGGGTCGTCTCGGGTGAGGTGTTCGGCTTCGTCTGGACGTCGGTGCACCGCGCCGCGCTCGGGTTCGTCGCCGGGGTGATCATCGGGACACCGCTGGGCCTGGTGGTGGCGAAGGTCCGCGTGGTGCGCGCGGCGATCGGGCCGCTGCTGACGGGGCTGCAGAGCCTGCCGTCGGTGGCGTGGGTGCCGGCGGCGATCCTGTGGTTCGGCATCAACGACGCGGCGATCTACTTCGTCGTCCTGCTCGGCTCGGTGCCGTCGATCGCGAACGGCCTGGTCTCCGGCATCGACCAGATCCCGCCGATCCTGCCCCGGGTGGGTCAGGTGATGGGCGCGAACCGGTTTTCGTCGGCCCGGCACATCCTGCTGCCGGCCGCGCTGCCGGGGTTCCTGGCCGGGCTGAAGCAGGGCTGGGCGTTCTCGTGGCGCTCGCTGATGGCGGCGGAGCTGATCGCGCTGTCCCCGCAGCTGGGCGTCGGGCTCGGCGCGTACCTGAACCAGGGGTCGTCGCTCAACAGCATCGAGACGGTGATCGCGGCGATCTTCCTGATCCTGCTGGTCGGTGTGGGCATCGAGCTGCTGGTGTTCCGCCCGCTGGAGCGCGCGGTCCTGCGGGCGCGCGGGCTGACGTCGTCGCTCTGA
- a CDS encoding SDR family NAD(P)-dependent oxidoreductase yields the protein MPTALVTGASAGLGRALAAALVSRKWTVVGDGRDEAALTAAAREVGFTAVPGDVTDPAHRAALAGACPGLDLLVNNASSLGASPLPPLGGYPLAELENVYRTNVFAPLALTQLLLPALTAARGTVINVSSDAAVEAYEGWGGYGSAKAALDHVTAVLAVENPDLAVYAVDPGDLRTAMHQRAFPGEDISDRPLPETAVPAFLRLLGERPASGRYRAADLLVAA from the coding sequence ATGCCAACCGCACTCGTCACCGGTGCGTCCGCGGGCCTGGGCCGCGCCCTGGCCGCCGCACTCGTGAGTCGCAAGTGGACGGTCGTCGGCGACGGCCGCGACGAAGCCGCGCTGACGGCGGCGGCCCGGGAGGTCGGCTTCACCGCCGTGCCCGGCGACGTCACCGACCCGGCCCACCGCGCTGCCCTGGCCGGCGCCTGTCCGGGACTCGACCTGCTCGTCAACAACGCCAGCTCGCTGGGCGCCAGCCCGCTGCCACCACTGGGCGGGTATCCGTTGGCGGAACTGGAGAACGTCTACCGGACGAACGTCTTCGCGCCGCTCGCGCTGACCCAGCTGCTGCTGCCCGCGTTGACCGCGGCGCGGGGAACGGTGATCAACGTCAGCTCGGACGCGGCCGTCGAAGCGTACGAAGGCTGGGGCGGCTACGGCTCGGCGAAGGCCGCGCTCGACCACGTCACCGCCGTGCTCGCGGTGGAGAACCCGGACCTGGCCGTGTACGCGGTCGACCCGGGTGACCTGCGCACCGCGATGCACCAGCGCGCGTTCCCGGGCGAGGACATCTCCGACCGGCCGCTGCCGGAGACGGCCGTCCCGGCGTTCCTGCGGCTGCTCGGCGAACGGCCGGCCAGCGGCCGCTACCGCGCCGCCGACCTCTTGGTGGCCGCGTGA
- a CDS encoding ROK family transcriptional regulator produces the protein MTTPTSAGELLRLVRTGAATTRKALLARSGLSRTTLTARLEQLQEAGLLTEGGQEDSTGGRPARRLRFDDGHAVVLVASIDTTHAEAALTDLSGRRLAHREGELRVADGPEPVLDRIAAWFEAMLAEAGRPVCGVGVSVPGPVEPGTARVTQPPIMPGWDGYPIDARLGPRFGAPVLVDNDANLMALGEHRARYPDETALVVVKVSTGIGAGLVIGGEVYRGVDGGAGDIGHVRLPGHPDARCLCGSAGCLAAVAGGGALAARLTELGLPTTSGSGVRKRILAGEPAAVRLAEAAGRQVGEVLATLVCVVNPGVVVLAGDLAEPHFGAGVREELYRRALPRATRNLRVEIGGRGEALGGAVAMVVETVFAPAEVDRRLAGRP, from the coding sequence ATGACGACGCCGACCAGCGCGGGCGAGCTGCTGCGGCTGGTCCGGACCGGGGCGGCGACCACGCGGAAAGCCCTGCTGGCGCGCAGCGGGCTGTCCCGCACGACGTTGACCGCGCGGCTGGAGCAGCTCCAGGAGGCGGGCCTGCTCACCGAGGGCGGCCAGGAAGACTCGACCGGCGGCCGTCCCGCGCGCCGGCTGCGGTTCGACGACGGGCACGCGGTCGTCCTCGTCGCGAGCATCGACACCACGCACGCCGAGGCCGCGCTCACCGACCTCTCCGGACGGCGGCTGGCGCACCGTGAAGGCGAGCTGCGGGTGGCCGACGGCCCGGAGCCGGTGCTCGACCGGATCGCGGCGTGGTTCGAGGCGATGCTCGCGGAGGCCGGACGGCCGGTGTGCGGCGTGGGCGTTTCCGTGCCGGGCCCGGTCGAGCCCGGCACGGCTCGCGTGACGCAGCCGCCGATCATGCCCGGCTGGGACGGCTACCCGATCGACGCCCGCCTGGGCCCGCGGTTCGGCGCCCCGGTGCTGGTCGACAACGACGCGAACCTGATGGCGCTGGGCGAGCACCGCGCCCGGTACCCGGACGAGACCGCGCTGGTGGTGGTCAAGGTGTCCACCGGGATCGGCGCCGGGCTGGTGATCGGCGGCGAGGTGTACCGCGGCGTCGACGGGGGAGCGGGCGACATCGGGCACGTCCGGCTGCCCGGGCACCCGGACGCGCGGTGCCTGTGCGGCTCCGCCGGCTGCCTCGCCGCGGTCGCGGGCGGGGGCGCGCTGGCCGCGCGGCTCACGGAGCTGGGCCTGCCGACGACGTCCGGTTCGGGGGTCCGGAAGCGGATCCTGGCCGGCGAACCGGCGGCGGTGCGGCTCGCGGAGGCCGCCGGGCGGCAGGTGGGCGAGGTGCTGGCGACGCTGGTCTGCGTGGTCAACCCGGGTGTGGTGGTGCTCGCCGGCGACCTCGCCGAGCCGCACTTCGGCGCCGGCGTCCGCGAGGAGCTCTACCGGCGGGCGCTGCCGCGGGCGACGCGGAACCTGCGCGTCGAAATCGGCGGCCGCGGCGAAGCGCTGGGCGGGGCGGTCGCGATGGTCGTCGAGACGGTGTTCGCGCCCGCCGAGGTGGACCGGCGCCTGGCCGGGCGGCCCTGA
- a CDS encoding ABC transporter substrate-binding protein: protein MRTHHRTRFLASALAALTVVGVLAGCSRADSSAAPAANQGTAGEVRLGFFPNVTHAPALIGVKKDFFKTELGSTKLTTQTFNAGPDEVNALLGGSLDIAFIGSGPAINAFTKSKGSIQLISGAVSGGAQLVVKPDITGVDQLKGKTIATPQLANTQDVALKKFLAGKQLTDQVKITNLDNSKTLDAFKKGELDGGWLPEPWSSRLVLDAGAKVLVDEKTLWPGGRFPTTVVIVRSEFLQQHPDTVKAVLRGELAAIDWAKANPADAKTVVNGALKELAGSTLSAAVLDRAFSGIELATDPVAKEFPQLAQDSVTAGVVKSAVALKGFADFGPLNEVLKAKNLPAVEAPELTK from the coding sequence GTGCGCACCCACCACAGAACCCGCTTCCTGGCCTCGGCGCTGGCCGCCCTGACCGTCGTGGGCGTGCTCGCGGGCTGTTCCCGCGCGGACAGCAGCGCCGCGCCTGCCGCGAACCAGGGCACCGCCGGGGAGGTGCGGCTGGGGTTCTTCCCGAACGTCACGCACGCGCCCGCGCTGATCGGCGTCAAGAAGGACTTCTTCAAAACCGAGCTGGGCTCGACCAAGCTCACCACCCAGACCTTCAACGCCGGTCCCGACGAGGTCAACGCGCTGCTCGGCGGCTCGCTCGACATCGCCTTCATCGGCTCCGGCCCGGCGATCAACGCCTTCACGAAGTCGAAGGGCAGCATCCAGCTGATCTCCGGCGCCGTCTCGGGCGGCGCGCAGCTGGTCGTCAAGCCGGACATCACCGGCGTCGACCAGCTCAAGGGCAAGACCATCGCGACGCCGCAGCTGGCCAACACCCAGGACGTCGCGCTCAAGAAGTTCCTGGCCGGCAAGCAGCTGACCGACCAGGTCAAGATCACCAACCTGGACAACTCCAAGACGCTCGACGCGTTCAAGAAGGGCGAGCTCGACGGCGGCTGGCTGCCCGAGCCGTGGTCGTCGCGGCTGGTGCTCGACGCCGGCGCGAAGGTCCTGGTCGACGAGAAGACCCTGTGGCCGGGCGGCCGGTTCCCGACCACCGTCGTCATCGTGCGCAGCGAGTTCCTGCAGCAGCACCCGGACACCGTCAAGGCCGTCCTGCGCGGCGAGCTGGCCGCGATCGACTGGGCCAAGGCCAACCCGGCGGACGCGAAGACCGTGGTCAACGGTGCCCTCAAGGAGCTGGCCGGCAGTACGCTCAGCGCGGCGGTCCTCGACCGCGCGTTCTCCGGCATCGAACTGGCCACCGACCCGGTCGCGAAGGAGTTCCCGCAGCTCGCGCAGGACTCCGTGACCGCCGGGGTGGTGAAGTCGGCGGTGGCGCTCAAGGGTTTCGCCGACTTCGGCCCGCTGAACGAAGTGCTCAAGGCCAAGAACCTGCCGGCCGTCGAAGCTCCCGAACTGACCAAGTGA
- a CDS encoding S53 family peptidase, producing MRRSSTLLLSLAVVGGLTAAVPATASAQGRQDIPQSHPLWANAQAKVADTAPAAKLSFRVYLNQRDNAGAEALAQAVSDPDSGTYRQYLTPDQVRDRFAATDATVNAVKAWLTGNGFTIGDIPSNRAYVEATGTADQTEKAFAVNLGKYRVKGQTLRAADKNLSVPANLAGDVLGVVGVDQATNLFKPDHNTGSATPSDVPPGPGFRNAPPCSAYYGEKIDTTDPAYNGKQLPYAPCGYTPAQLRSAYGVDKAGADGKGTTIAIVDAFASPTIYADASEYARRNDPQHPLKQSQFSQHIFPPDPVLEQPDQCDAAGWYGEETLDVEAAHGLAPGANILYVGGTSCEDNALDEALNYVVAGHKADIVSNSYGDTGEDIPADEVKVFNQISLQAVLEGIGVYFSSGDNGDEVARLGTPSPDFSASAPWITAVGGTSIAIGKDGKRIFETGWETSKSVLTDGVYGPAKYTSGSGGGTSRLFEQPFYQKGVVPDALSTKNQTAGHKGRVVPDISAIGDPNTGFLVGQTQTFPEGAHYDQYRIGGTSLASPVFAGIMAVADSFDHFHHGFINPVIYKLTSRTPAISDVQHVDGAVARVDYANSVDATNGLIHSVRTFDYGNLTIHTTKGYDDVTGLGSPNGLLFLLLV from the coding sequence GTGCGAAGAAGCTCCACCCTGCTCCTTTCGCTCGCGGTGGTGGGTGGCCTCACCGCGGCCGTCCCCGCGACGGCGTCGGCGCAGGGGCGTCAGGACATTCCGCAGTCGCACCCGCTGTGGGCGAACGCGCAGGCCAAGGTCGCCGACACGGCGCCCGCGGCCAAGCTGAGCTTCCGGGTCTACCTGAACCAGCGCGACAACGCCGGTGCCGAGGCGCTGGCGCAGGCGGTGTCCGATCCGGACAGCGGGACCTACCGCCAGTACCTCACGCCCGACCAGGTGCGCGACCGGTTCGCCGCCACCGACGCGACGGTGAACGCCGTCAAGGCGTGGCTGACCGGCAACGGGTTCACCATCGGCGACATCCCGTCGAACCGCGCCTACGTCGAGGCCACCGGCACGGCCGACCAGACGGAGAAGGCGTTCGCCGTCAACCTGGGCAAGTACCGGGTCAAGGGCCAGACGCTGCGTGCCGCCGACAAGAACCTGTCGGTGCCGGCGAACCTGGCCGGCGACGTCCTCGGCGTCGTCGGCGTCGACCAGGCGACCAACCTGTTCAAGCCGGACCACAACACCGGATCCGCGACGCCGTCCGACGTCCCGCCCGGCCCCGGCTTCCGCAACGCGCCGCCGTGCAGCGCCTACTACGGCGAGAAGATCGACACCACCGATCCCGCCTACAACGGCAAGCAGCTGCCCTACGCCCCGTGCGGCTACACCCCGGCGCAGCTGCGGTCGGCCTACGGCGTCGACAAGGCAGGCGCGGACGGCAAGGGCACCACGATCGCCATCGTGGACGCGTTCGCCTCGCCGACCATCTACGCCGACGCCAGCGAGTACGCGCGCCGCAACGACCCGCAGCACCCGCTGAAGCAGAGCCAGTTCTCGCAGCACATCTTCCCGCCGGACCCGGTGCTCGAGCAGCCGGACCAGTGTGACGCCGCGGGCTGGTACGGCGAGGAGACCCTCGACGTCGAGGCCGCGCACGGGCTCGCCCCGGGCGCGAACATCCTCTACGTCGGCGGGACCTCCTGCGAGGACAACGCCCTCGACGAGGCGCTGAACTACGTGGTCGCCGGCCACAAGGCCGACATCGTGTCGAACTCCTACGGCGACACCGGCGAGGACATCCCGGCCGACGAGGTCAAGGTGTTCAACCAGATCTCGCTGCAGGCGGTGCTCGAGGGCATCGGCGTCTACTTCTCCTCGGGCGACAACGGTGACGAGGTCGCGCGCCTCGGCACGCCGTCGCCGGACTTCTCCGCCTCGGCGCCGTGGATCACCGCGGTCGGCGGCACGTCCATCGCGATCGGCAAGGACGGCAAGCGCATCTTCGAGACCGGCTGGGAGACCAGCAAGAGCGTGCTGACCGACGGCGTCTACGGTCCCGCGAAGTACACCAGCGGTTCCGGTGGCGGCACGAGCCGGCTGTTCGAGCAGCCCTTCTACCAGAAGGGTGTCGTGCCGGACGCGCTGTCGACGAAGAACCAGACGGCCGGGCACAAGGGCCGCGTGGTGCCGGACATCTCCGCGATCGGCGACCCGAACACCGGCTTCCTGGTCGGCCAGACGCAGACCTTCCCGGAGGGCGCGCACTACGACCAGTACCGGATCGGCGGCACGAGCCTCGCCTCGCCGGTGTTCGCCGGGATCATGGCGGTGGCCGACAGCTTCGACCACTTCCACCACGGCTTCATCAACCCCGTGATCTACAAGCTGACCTCGCGCACCCCGGCGATCAGCGACGTGCAGCACGTGGACGGTGCCGTGGCCCGGGTCGACTACGCCAACTCGGTCGACGCCACGAACGGCCTCATCCACTCGGTGCGGACGTTCGACTACGGCAACCTGACGATCCACACCACCAAGGGTTACGACGACGTGACCGGCCTCGGCTCGCCCAACGGCCTGTTGTTCCTGCTGCTCGTCTAG